The following proteins come from a genomic window of Aequorivita marisscotiae:
- a CDS encoding HlyD family secretion protein, with amino-acid sequence MKNIKILFLAGLIGSIYSCSNGEKADGYGNFEATEITISSEANGKLEFLNLEEGQVIKQGTVVGLVDTLQLYLNKQQLLAQKETVASKSGGVWSQVSVLNQQLQTAKTEQERIQNMFTEKAATQRQLDQANNQVDVLKKQIKNVETQNAPIVNEVKTIEAKVAQINDQIIKSKVTNPIKGTVLTKYTEPGEIVSFGKPLYKIANMEEMTLRVYISETQLSYIKIAQQVTVKIDAGEEMKDYEGTISWISASAEFTPKIIQTKEERVNLVYAVKVTVKNDGSLKIGMPAEMWVDSR; translated from the coding sequence ATGAAAAATATAAAAATATTGTTTTTGGCAGGCTTAATAGGAAGCATCTACTCCTGCTCCAACGGCGAAAAAGCCGATGGCTACGGCAACTTTGAAGCTACTGAAATTACAATTTCTTCGGAAGCAAACGGAAAACTCGAATTTCTAAATTTAGAAGAAGGTCAGGTTATAAAACAAGGAACCGTAGTGGGACTGGTTGATACACTTCAGCTTTATTTAAACAAACAACAATTGCTTGCTCAAAAAGAAACAGTGGCATCTAAATCGGGTGGCGTTTGGTCGCAAGTAAGCGTCTTAAACCAACAATTGCAAACGGCAAAAACCGAGCAAGAGCGCATTCAAAATATGTTTACTGAAAAGGCCGCAACACAACGCCAATTAGATCAGGCCAACAATCAAGTGGACGTTTTAAAAAAGCAAATTAAGAATGTAGAAACCCAAAACGCACCTATTGTTAATGAGGTAAAAACCATTGAAGCAAAAGTGGCACAAATCAATGATCAGATTATTAAAAGTAAAGTTACAAACCCCATAAAAGGTACGGTTTTAACAAAATATACCGAACCTGGCGAAATTGTTTCCTTCGGAAAACCGCTGTACAAAATCGCCAATATGGAGGAAATGACGCTACGGGTTTATATAAGTGAAACGCAGCTTTCATACATTAAAATTGCGCAGCAAGTAACCGTAAAAATAGATGCTGGCGAAGAAATGAAAGATTACGAAGGAACAATAAGTTGGATTTCCGCTTCGGCAGAATTCACCCCAAAAATAATTCAAACTAAAGAAGAACGAGTAAACCTTGTTTACGCAGTAAAGGTTACCGTAAAAAATGACGGTAGCCTAAAAATTGGAATGCCTGCGGAGATGTGGGTTGATAGTCGGTAG